GAGGGAAGCAAGGCCAATATCGAAAGTCAGATTCAATCCTTGGGGGCAAATTTGCTAACTGTCAGTCCCCAATCGCAACGCAACCAAACTGTGCGGGGCGCATCCGGCGGAGGAACGACGCTAACTTTTGATGATGCTATAGCAATCGCAACATCACCCGCTGTTACTTCGGTAGAAAAGGTTTCCCCAGAGGTGTCTAGAAGATTTCAAGTGACAACTGGAAAGAACAATACCAATACTCAAGTGATAGGAGCTGTTTCCACCTATGCTACCGTGCATAAAATTGAAATTGCGCAGGGAGCTTTTATTTCTCAAAGGGATCAGGAAGCTGGTGTTAGAGTTGCGGTTTTGGGGCCTCAAGTAGTAACAGATCTTTTTGGGGAGAACGCCACCCCTCTTGGACAATCAATAAGAATTAACGGGCAATCCTTTACTGTCATTGGAGTAACCACTTCTAAAGGCGGTTTTGGATTTATGAATCAGGATGATCTGCTTTTTATTCCCCTTTCTGTTGCTCAAAAGCAAATCTTTGGAATCGATTATTTAAATAGCATATCTTTAGAGGCCAAAAGTTCTCAAGTCATGACGCAGGCTCAAAATGAAGTTGGTTATTTATTGTTAGAAAGACACAAATTAAGCGACCCCAGCAAGGCAGATTTTTCCATTTTCTCGCAACAAGATATTTTAGATACGGCATCCTCGGCAACCAGCACTTTTACTACGCTTTTAGCTGGGATTGCGGCGATCTCGTTGATCGTTGGTGGGATTGGAATCATGAATATAATGTTGGTTACTGTAACTGAACGCACTCGTGAGATTGGTTTGAGGAAAGCATTGGGGGCAAAAAGAAAAATAATTTCGTACCAATTTTTAATTGAATCAGCGATTTTAACTTTTTTAGGGGGTTTGTTGGGCGTGTTTTTGGGTGTTTTGTCATCTTATTTTTTAAGTCGTGCCCTATCGTTGGCTTTTACAGTTTCTTTTAAGTCGGTGCTGTTAGCATTTGTAGTCTCGGTTGTTATCGGGATAGTTTTTGGAATGTATCCCGCCCGCAAGGCTTCTCGCATGCAACCGATAGAAGTGTTGAGATATGAATAGATGCTTAAAAAGGAGGTGATCTTTATGAACAAATTGAATATGATCCTGGGAGGATTGATCGTGATAGCTCTTGTGGGAGGGTTTTTTGGTGGAACTCTCTATCAAAAGAAACAGAGTAGTAACAGGGGGCAATTTAATAACCTTCAAAGAGGACAAATACCAGGCGGAAGTCAAAATGCTGGGGTTCGTCAAGGAAATGTTGCTGGGTTTAGTGGCGCTGGAATGGCAAGACCAATATCTGGAGAAGTTGTAGCACTCGACGATAAATCAATGACAGTAAAGTTGATAGATGGAAGCACCAAAATTGTAATTTTATCCGATACTACAAAATATACCAAATCTCAAGATGTGGCAAAAACAGATCTTACAGTTGGAGGTACAGTGGCGGTGATTGTTACGCCAAGTCAAGATCAGGCGGTTGTGGCAGAAACTGTGGAATTAAACCCAATTCTAAGAGGTCAGAACAAATAATTCTTATTAGGGTTCGTCCCATTTGGGACGAACCCTTATGAAATAGGGCTAATATCCCAAATCCTTATACAACTGAATATTAGGGTCTGTAAGCTGGTTACTAAAGGAACTAAAGAGCTTGGTGAAAACTGCTAGGTTAATTATCAAGGAGACAACTGTAATGGCAATTATTACCCACCCTACTCTTTTTCCCTCGGGGTTTTGGTTTTTAAGGTATTTAAACGCCCAGCCTAAACCAAAGGGTGGTAAAAGAGCGCTCGTTGTATACATGAAAATCTTGCGACCTGTTGTAAACGACAGGGGATTTTTGACGACTGGAGTTGGCTGTAGCTCAAATTCCATAGATTAAATATATCATGAATTTGGATCTTTTTTCCTAGATCAAAAACGCATATAATACTATAATGAAAAACATGAGAATCCGAGAAACCCCGAACCAAATAGATAAATCCATTGAGCTGATAGGCTGGGCGCATCGCATCAGAAGCCACGGGAAGATTGTCTTTATAGATTTACGCGATCTTACAGGGATTCTTCAAATAGTGGTTGCTGAAAAAGAGCTTTTGAGAGTTGTTGATAATATCAAGGAGGAATATTTAATAAAGGTTGTAGGAACTATAAAGAAAAGACCGGAAAAACTGATAAACCCCAACATTTTAACAGGGACAATTGAGCTGGAACCCGCGCAATTAAGTATTCTCTCTGAATTGAAAGCAGATTTACCTTTTCAAGTATTCGAAGATACCCTTAATGTCGACGAAGCATTAAGGTTGGAATACCGTTATCTGGACTTGCGAACCGAGAGAATGCGAAACAACATAATTATGAGAGCGAATATCACAAAGTTTTTTAGGGACTTTTTAAGCGAGCAAGATTTTATAGAAATAGAAACACCTACATTAACTAAAGGGACACCTGAAGGATCAAGAGAATATATTGTCCCATCAAGAATATATCCCGGCAAGTTTTTTGTGCTTCCTCAATCTCCACAGCAATACAAACAACTATTAATGATTAGCGGGTTTGAAAAATATTTTCAGATAGCGCGATGTTATAGGGACGAAGACCAAAGAGGAGACAGACAACCAGAGTTTACGCAACTTGATATAGAAATGTCATTTGTGTCTAAAGACGATGTTATACAACTTATTGAAATTATGCTGAAAGAGTTGGTAATAAAATTATATCCTGATAAAAAATTGACATTTAGTGATTTCAAAAAAATGAGCTATGAAGATGCCATGGAAAAATATGGCACGGATAAGCCGGATCTACGCAAAGATAAAGGCAATAACGACGAGCTGGCATTTTGTTGGGTTGTTGATTTCCCTCTTTTCGAATGGAGCTCCAGTGAAGGGAAGCTTGTATCTTCACATCACCCGTTCACAAAGCCGACAGATCAAGATATAGATAAACTCAAGGAAAAGCCACTTGAAGTTAAATCGGATACTTACGACCTTGTTCTAAACGGATTTGAAATTGGCGGGGGAAGTATCAGAATCCACAACGGAAAGCTTCAAAAAACCATTTTTTCTATTCTGGGGTTATCGGATAAGGATATTCAAAAGCGATTTGGGCATTTAATCAAGGCGTTCTCATTTTCCCCGCCTCCGCATGGGGGTATCGCTCTTGGTTTAGACAGAATAGTGGCTGTTTTGCAAAACGAACCCAACATCCGAGAAGTAATCGCGTTTCCAAAAACGGGTACCTCAAAAGACCCTTTAACGGGAGCGCCAACAGAATTACCCGAAAGCACCCTTAAAGAATTAAATATCAAAACAACCAAACCAAAAGCTTAGAATTCAAAAGTTGTCTATGAAAATTGACATTTTATTGGAAGAGCTGGATAAATTAAATTTGCCCAAAGATCAATATGCAATAACCAGCTCTGGTTCTTTGGCGATTAGGGGTATAAGAGAAGCCAACGACTTGGATATTATTGTCACCCCAAAGGTCTGGAAAGAACTTCTTCAATAAGCGTGGCTGCGAACTGTGCCTGCCCGCCTCTGGAGGGGACAAACTTAGAACCTATTTTATGGAAACAACGGACATAATCGCGATCCCAGAATTTGCACAAACCACAGTCGTGCTATAAACTCTTGATATGAGAGAAACAGTAAAACCTAAAGTATTAAAACAAGGAGATTGCATAGGATTGGTTGCTCCATCTAGATTTGTAAATGATTTTAGAGAGGATCTAGAAAAAGGAATTGAGGTTTTGGAAAATTTTGGCTACAAAATCGCCGCTGGCAAACATCTTTACGGACGATGCTATTCCTCATCCGCAAAAGCTCAAGACCGCGCAGATGATATTAATAGCTTTATAAAAGATCCAAACATCAAGGCAAAATACAAACCTAATTTAGAGGGGTCACTGTTGTTTTGGGAGGATGTGGATGAAAGATCTAATTCTTAAATCTTGTACAAGGAACGTAACTTATCGTTAATTAACTCTGGAAGATTTTTGGGCAAATGCCTTTGATCTAGTGGCAGATATTTTGTTAAGTCTTTTTCCAGAATCGATTTATCAAAGGATGCGATATATTTTATTACATCAGTTATATCGAAACTTCTGTCTATTAATTTAAATTTTTCATCGAGCAATTTACTGTCTACGATAACTTTCTTATTTAATAAATACCAAATATCATAAATATCCCTTCCTTTTTTTCTTTGAAAAATCGTTCGCAATTTTTCGGCCAATATCTCACTTTGTGTCATAACAATAATCAATGAGTAGTTGCTTGCAGGCAGTTCAGTAGCAATTGTGCTTTTAAATTTTTCTATGGTTTTTTCTCTCATAGAAAAATCAAGTTTTACGGTCAAAGGCATTGGAGATATTTCATTCTCAAGAAACAATTTCGCGCTAAAGCCTTGTGTTGTATTTAATTCCTTTAGTGATAGCTTAGGAAAAACTTTTCTTGCATCGGTCAACGAGTCTCCTAAAACACTCCTCAATAAACTCATTTTTAGTGTGGTGTTAAAATCTAAATCTTCCGAGAATCTTGGGGACTCATATATCAATCTAATTGCTGTGCCACCTTTAAAAACAACGCCAGAACTTCCCTTTTTTTTGTAAAGAGAATTTAAAAAAATTATTTGGAGGTATTCTCTAAGAACCGTGTACTGATCTATTTTGTAAATTTTTGAATAATTTATAAGATCTGTTTGACTGATCATCTTGTTACCTCCTTAACCTTATCCCCAATAGCTTCAAAATTAAATTCTTTTGCCAGCTTTACGAGTAAATTTTTGTTTAAGATAGTTAAATCCATTTCCTTTAAATCTATATTTATCAAACCCTTTGAAGCAAAATATAGGGAATCTAACAGAGCTTTTTCGGGCGAGGCTATAAGAATAGTTTTTTTTCTTTCGTATCCCCAAAACAACGAATCGTCTATTTTGCTGTATCGGTATTCTTTATTTTCAATGAGCAATCTTTTTGACTTTTTACTTGTGATCGATGTTATGGTGTAGGGAAATTGAGAAAGAATTCCATAAAACGACAGCGCGGATTCTAAGCTGATATAAGAGGGAGCATAAACAAAGTTTGCAATTTCAAACTCGGTTACTTTTGCTTCCGAAAACAAAAACAATCCTAAAGAAAGCCTTTTAATAATTTTTTTCTTCTCAAGTTTTTGAGCAATCTTATAAAGGGTATTTTTATTTGAATAGTTGGTTAATTTAGACAGCGTGACAAAGTCAAAAAAAACAACCTTATTTTCCTTAAGAATTTTGTAGATTTCTAATATTGATAACGATCCCATATTTAGTATAATATTATACAGATTATGGAATTGTCAATAGCCTTGGCGAAGGATGGCTGAACACTGTGGTCTAGAACCTTTATATTCTCTAGGCTAAAATAAGGGAACCTTGCTTCTTCGCTTCGTTCAGAAGTGAGACAAATGAGACAGTGCTGAGAGGTTTTAATAGTTCTTATTCTCTAGGTTATGTTATCCCGACGCTCGGGTTATTGCTAACCCGAGCACCAGTAGAGAAAGAACTATTTCTTCTTTCTGTTATAAGGAGACTGGTTTACGGGCTTGAGCGATAAGTCTAGATCCGACGCCTTTGATCTAACACTGTTTTCTGTTCTACCTAGTTTCAGTGCGACAACTCTAGTAGGAGTGTTCTCTTTGACTAGCTCTTTAACATTGGCGATGTCCTTATCGGTCCATTGCTTGTTTGCGTTTTTTGCAGTCATATCGATATGTTTCCTTTCGCTGTCCAAATTTGTAATCTTCAAGCTTTACCGGACAGAGGCTTAGCTAAAAAGAAAACCTGCAATAACATGGGCAGGTTCTGACTGAAAATATAGCACTCTCTACCAGGGAGTGTCAAGAACAGGTTTTGCAGAAATGCTGGTTTAGATATTTTTTGTTAAACTCTCTAAAATATCAGTAAATCTTTGGGCAATAACAGACCATGTAAAATTATTTACGATGTGGTTTCTCCCAAGATTTCCTAATCTAATACACTCTTTCTTGTCGGAAATTAAAGAATTTACAGTTTGTGCGAGCATCTCTATATTTCCTGGTTCAACAAGTTTTCCATATTTACCACCATTAAGAATAAAAGGTAGTCCACCAACAGAACTAGCAACAAGCGGAGTTCCTGACGACAACGCTTCGAGACCAACAAAACAAAGTGTTTCTTCTCTTGTTAGTGAGGGGATTACAACAACCAATGCCGAGGTGTACAGTTGCCGAAGGAGATAATTCTTATCAGGATCAAAAAAACCTAGCAATTTAACATTTTTAATGCCGGATCTTTTTATCAAGCTTTTTAAATTTTCCGTTTCCCACCCATCCCCAACAAGTAGTATGTCCATTTTTATGTCTCTTGCTGCTTTAATTAATGCATCAAACCCCTTTCTTGCCTGAAATCTACCAACACCAAGAACAAAGTTTTTTGTTTTTACACCATACAAATCTTCCACGGTTTTTGTTGGAATATCTGGTTTGTATAAGTTTGTATCTGTACCACCCGGAACACACTCAACTCGAAGTGATTTAGCATCTTTAAAAATTTCTTTAATCCACTTACTGTGGTTTGGAGATACGCTAGTTATACAAGAAACTTCTGAAATTAAACACAAGCTTTCATGTAAGTATCGTTTGTCCAATTCCATAACCCTTAGATCAGCTCCATGAGAAGTAATAATAACCGGTATGTTGTATTCTTTGTGAATACGAGTCGCTACCCACCCGC
This window of the Patescibacteria group bacterium genome carries:
- a CDS encoding ABC transporter permease, with amino-acid sequence MKPIELFLESANTLSINKMRTGLAVLGIVIGIGSVIALVSLGEGSKANIESQIQSLGANLLTVSPQSQRNQTVRGASGGGTTLTFDDAIAIATSPAVTSVEKVSPEVSRRFQVTTGKNNTNTQVIGAVSTYATVHKIEIAQGAFISQRDQEAGVRVAVLGPQVVTDLFGENATPLGQSIRINGQSFTVIGVTTSKGGFGFMNQDDLLFIPLSVAQKQIFGIDYLNSISLEAKSSQVMTQAQNEVGYLLLERHKLSDPSKADFSIFSQQDILDTASSATSTFTTLLAGIAAISLIVGGIGIMNIMLVTVTERTREIGLRKALGAKRKIISYQFLIESAILTFLGGLLGVFLGVLSSYFLSRALSLAFTVSFKSVLLAFVVSVVIGIVFGMYPARKASRMQPIEVLRYE
- a CDS encoding aspartate--tRNA ligase yields the protein MKNMRIRETPNQIDKSIELIGWAHRIRSHGKIVFIDLRDLTGILQIVVAEKELLRVVDNIKEEYLIKVVGTIKKRPEKLINPNILTGTIELEPAQLSILSELKADLPFQVFEDTLNVDEALRLEYRYLDLRTERMRNNIIMRANITKFFRDFLSEQDFIEIETPTLTKGTPEGSREYIVPSRIYPGKFFVLPQSPQQYKQLLMISGFEKYFQIARCYRDEDQRGDRQPEFTQLDIEMSFVSKDDVIQLIEIMLKELVIKLYPDKKLTFSDFKKMSYEDAMEKYGTDKPDLRKDKGNNDELAFCWVVDFPLFEWSSSEGKLVSSHHPFTKPTDQDIDKLKEKPLEVKSDTYDLVLNGFEIGGGSIRIHNGKLQKTIFSILGLSDKDIQKRFGHLIKAFSFSPPPHGGIALGLDRIVAVLQNEPNIREVIAFPKTGTSKDPLTGAPTELPESTLKELNIKTTKPKA
- a CDS encoding LD-carboxypeptidase, with amino-acid sequence MRETVKPKVLKQGDCIGLVAPSRFVNDFREDLEKGIEVLENFGYKIAAGKHLYGRCYSSSAKAQDRADDINSFIKDPNIKAKYKPNLEGSLLFWEDVDERSNS
- a CDS encoding nucleotidyl transferase AbiEii/AbiGii toxin family protein; amino-acid sequence: MISQTDLINYSKIYKIDQYTVLREYLQIIFLNSLYKKKGSSGVVFKGGTAIRLIYESPRFSEDLDFNTTLKMSLLRSVLGDSLTDARKVFPKLSLKELNTTQGFSAKLFLENEISPMPLTVKLDFSMREKTIEKFKSTIATELPASNYSLIIVMTQSEILAEKLRTIFQRKKGRDIYDIWYLLNKKVIVDSKLLDEKFKLIDRSFDITDVIKYIASFDKSILEKDLTKYLPLDQRHLPKNLPELINDKLRSLYKI
- a CDS encoding glycosyltransferase family 4 protein — translated: MKILVCYPHACFGGGSSYYMRSLATELSKSNDVAVLIPESSKSKINLKTYEWKIPFRVMGSSNTYWADAKQYTNLSDKELATYTNALYEGMKDAVIKFRPDTIHCHFMLPSGWVATRIHKEYNIPVIITSHGADLRVMELDKRYLHESLCLISEVSCITSVSPNHSKWIKEIFKDAKSLRVECVPGGTDTNLYKPDIPTKTVEDLYGVKTKNFVLGVGRFQARKGFDALIKAARDIKMDILLVGDGWETENLKSLIKRSGIKNVKLLGFFDPDKNYLLRQLYTSALVVVIPSLTREETLCFVGLEALSSGTPLVASSVGGLPFILNGGKYGKLVEPGNIEMLAQTVNSLISDKKECIRLGNLGRNHIVNNFTWSVIAQRFTDILESLTKNI